CGGCGTCATGGCCGGTCTCGGTTCGACTGTCCTTCGAGGATTCGCAGCAAAGAAGGTGGGCGAGATATTCGAGGGCATAACCCGCGCCGTAGAAGCCAGCACCTAGGGGGCCGAGGGTCTGGCCAATCTAGCAGGTGACATGTTCGGCCGCGCTCTGGACGTTCTCCACAAGAACGCAGTGGAGAAAGGGCTGAGGACATCAGCGGCATACTACAACCAAATCTGGGCGAGGGACGCGTTCATCAGCTTCCTGGGGGCGAACTTGATAGGAGACCCAAGACTGATGAGGTGCGCCAAAACCACTGTCTCCACCTTCGCAAAGACCGCCTCGCCCATGGGCCAGATCGCCAACTTCTACGACCTGGTCACCGATGGCCCGGAGTACGGGTACTCCGGCTCCACTGACTCGACCTGCTGGTACATCATTGGTCTCGCAAGCCTCTACCGCGCGACCGAGGACCGGGCCCTCCTCGAGGAGCCTCTCGACGCTGCAGTCGCTGCTTTCAAGTGGCTCAGGTACCAGGATGCCAACAACTCATGGCTGATCGACTCTCCCCCGGGGGCCGACTGGATGGACGCTTCCGTCCAGCGGGCGGGGAAGACCCTCTACAACAACTCGCTTTTCCTGATCGCCGCTCACTCCATGGCGCTCCTCCTTTCGGCCTCCAGGCTATCCATCGCGAAGCCGTACTGGATTGACCCGTCAGAACTCAAGAAGAGGTTCAACGACGTCTTCCTGCCGGAATTCGAGAGCCCTGCGAGGATCGCAGCCTATTGGCCGAGGCTGTCGGGCGCGTTCAGGGGAGCCAAGCCTCTGAACTTCTCCCAAAGCTACTACCTTCACTACGTCTCCTTCTCCAGGGTTGATATTCACTTCGACGCTCTCTCCAACCTGCTCTGCATCCTTTCAGGCCTGGCGAGCACAGAAACGTCCCTGTCCATACTGGCCAACATGAGTTCACGGCGCCTTTCGAAACCATACCCGACCAGGTGCCTCGACCCTCCATACCGAGGCGAGGGGGTGAGCTTCGACAGGGCGTTCGACTCCTCCCTGCCCGTACAGCACAGGAGCAGCCCCTACGCCTACCACAACGGTGCCGTCTGGCCGTTCATTGGCGGTCTGCACGTGGCTGCCCTGAGCAAGATGGGCATCGACTACGCATCCACGGAGCTCGAGAGTCTCGCCAGGGCTGATTCCTTGTGCAGGAAGGACGAGAAGATTGGGTTCAACGAGTGGATCCATGGGAAGACAGGAGAGCCCCTAGGCCAGTTCGGCCAGTCCTGGAGCGCGGGGATGCTCATCGGGGCTGTGCAGGCGTCGAGAGGGAAGCATGTACTGGGTTTCCTCTCCGAACAAAACGCATAATTATTGCCTCTTAGCTTCCATGGTCGCACGTGCCAGCTAGGATACCCCTGACAAAGACCGTCCAGATCCCGAAGTGGGAAATCCAAGTTGACTACGTCGAGACGTGCAACTGCACCTTCGGATGCCCTTGCAATTTCAGCGGCCACCCCACCGACGGGTTCTGCAGGGCGCTCGTTCTCTACAAGATCAACAAAGGCTTCTATGGCGACACGGTCCTTGACGGTCTCCCGGTGGTTTATGTCGCATCCTGGCCGAAGGCGATTCACGAAGGGAGCGGGACCATGCAACTCTACTCGAGCGAGAAGGCTACTCCGAAGCAGAGGGAGGCCATAGACATGATCTTCAAGGGAATGGCCAAGGGCAACGGGCCATTCGCCATCTTCGCCACCACCCTGAAGTACGTCCACGACACCGAATTCGTTGACCTGAAGTACAAGATTGCTGGCAAGTCGAGCAGCTTCTCGGTTCCGGGTGTCCTGGAGGTGCAGGTGGAACCTTTCAGAGATGCGGTCTCGGGAGCGGAGGTCCAGACCGAGGTGCATGTTCCCACGGGTTTCATCTGGAAAAAGGCGAAGGCAGCAAGGACGAAGACGATGCGCATCGTGAGCGAACACCTTAGCTTCGACGAATCAGGTCAGAACGCCTTCTTCTGCGAGAACCTGCGCTTCAAAGGACCCTAGCCTTCTACGCGGTCCAGCCTCAAGAATCACGGCTAGTCCGTGATGTGCTGGCAGGATTGGAGGATTCGGAATTAACAGGTTTTTGAGAAAACATCATTAAATATCTACAGGAATTTGACGGCACTTCGGAGTCCAACGTGCCCAGGCTATTCTTCATCACCGACGTACACGGGTCTGAGAAGTGCTTCCGGAAGTTCCTCAATGCAGCCAAGGTCTACAAGGCCGACACTCTCATTCTAGGAGGGGACATCACCGGCAAGGTGATGGTGCCCATAGTAGAGAACCCGGACGGAACCTACACGCTCCGTCTGTTCGGGGAGGACTCTACGATCAAGGGAAGTCGTCTCCAGGAGACTCAGAAGTTCCTTTCAGACGCGGGCCAATACTCCTTCGTGGCCACCCCTAGCGAGGTCCTGGAGATACAGTCGGACAAGGCGAAGGAAGAAAAGGTGTTCAACGAGGCCATGGCCTCGGTCCTCAGGTCCTGGGTCCTGTTGCTTGAGGAGCGCCTGAAGGGCACCGAGATCATATGCTACATCTCTCCCGGGAACGACGACAAATTTGAGATCGACTCGTTCCTCGTCGATTCGGGACACCTAGTGAACCCCGAGAACCGGATTGTCGAGCTCAAGAACGGCTTCGAGATGATAACTCTCGGCTACGCCAACCCTACGCCCTGGAAGAGCCCGAGAGAGGTAAGCGAACCGGAACTTGGCAGGATGATTGAGAATCTTGCGTCTAAGGTCCAGCGGCCCCAGACCGCAATCTTCAATCTCCACGTCCCCCCGATCAACACCGAACTGGACAGGGCGCCGGCCGTCTCCAAAGACTTCGAGTACGTCAAGGAGGGACTAGGAATCAAGTTCATACATGTAGGGAGCTCGGCGGTCAGGGAGTCCATAGAGAAGCACGCTCCCATGCTAGGTCTCCACGGACACATCCATGAATCCAAAGGGTTCGTGCGCCTTGGAAGGACTCTGTGCATGAACCCCGGGAGCGAATACGCGGACGGGATGCTCAGGGGGGCGTTGGTGAACTTGGCCGACGGGAAAGTGAAGGAGTTCCTTCTAACCAGCGGTTGATTTCGACTCTAGGACGTGAACTCTTTCCTTTCGAAGAGCCATAGGCCCAGCGCGGCTGATATGACGAAGTAGGCCGCCATTATCACAAGCCCTTCAGGAACCGTGGCATTGAAGGTTGAAATGCTGAACCTCCCCGGCCCTCCGGGCCCACCGAAGGACGCAGTCGAGAAGTGCTGTGGGAACGGAAATGTAAGTATGTTGGATACGATCCCGGCTCCGTAGGTGATCGAGAACCACGGCTCGATGCCGATGACGGTGGAGAAGATCGTGTCGACGACGTTGAATACAAAGAGTAACAGTATGACGCTCATCAGGATTGAGATGGAGCTACTCTTGAAGAGCGAACTGAACGCGAAGGCCAGAGAGAGCGCTGCGATGAGGTAGATCCATGCGAATGCGACTGACTGCAGGAACTCCCAGGGCACTGTGGGTCCAAAGTAATAGATGCCGTTCGCAATGATTATTGCGGCGTATACCAGTAGAACTATCGTCGAAGCCGCGAGCGCAGCCAGCCACTTCCCCACATAGATCGCTGACCTTCTTATCGGATTGGGAACCAAGAAATACCCAGTTCTGTTCTGGAACTCGCTTGAGATAGCGTCCCCCCCGAAGAAGGCTGTCGAAAGTATCACTACGAAACCTGAAAAGCTCCCCCACCCCGCTCCGTAGAATCCCAGGACGCTCAGGAGGATTCCCGCGGGTCTGTAGTATCCGATGGCGAAGGTGAGGAGGCCGCTGATAAGCAAGACGATGGCGAGCATCACGTAGAACCTCCTTGCCCTGAAATAGTTCAAGAAGGCGTACTTCGTCATTATCATGACATGGTTTAGAGTGCTGACCCGCGCGTAGTCGCTCTGTGTCTCTGTCGACATGGTGCTTACAGAGTCTCCTTGATCAGCTTGAGATAGGCGTCTTCGAGGCCAGTCGACGTCTCCCGGAAGCTCACGATGCCGACGTTCATGTCTGCAAGTCTGGTGAAGAGGCGTTCCTGAGCCTGGAGTCCTCCCGTGAACCTAATACTGAGGTGCCTCGCGTCTGTCTTCTGGGCCTTCTCCACGCCCTCGAGGTGCAATATCTTGGACAGGATCGCTTCGTCCACGTCTCGGGAGAAGCCGGCCTCAGCTGCTCCTCCATCTCCGGCGAACTTCGCTGTCACATTGCCAATCGTGTCGTAGACGAGGAGCTTGCCATGGTCTATCATCGCGACTTCCTGGCATACATCGGTGACCTCGCTCAGGAGATGGGAACTCATGAAGACGAGCCTGTTCCCGAGAGACTTTACAATGTCCCTGACTTCACTCATTCCCCTGGGGTCCAACCCAGTTGAGGGTTCGTCAAGGATAATCACTTGAGGGTCGCTCAACAGGGTGGATGCCACGTTGACCCGCTGCTT
This sequence is a window from Nitrososphaerota archaeon. Protein-coding genes within it:
- a CDS encoding DUF1326 domain-containing protein gives rise to the protein MPARIPLTKTVQIPKWEIQVDYVETCNCTFGCPCNFSGHPTDGFCRALVLYKINKGFYGDTVLDGLPVVYVASWPKAIHEGSGTMQLYSSEKATPKQREAIDMIFKGMAKGNGPFAIFATTLKYVHDTEFVDLKYKIAGKSSSFSVPGVLEVQVEPFRDAVSGAEVQTEVHVPTGFIWKKAKAARTKTMRIVSEHLSFDESGQNAFFCENLRFKGP
- a CDS encoding metallophosphoesterase; the encoded protein is MPRLFFITDVHGSEKCFRKFLNAAKVYKADTLILGGDITGKVMVPIVENPDGTYTLRLFGEDSTIKGSRLQETQKFLSDAGQYSFVATPSEVLEIQSDKAKEEKVFNEAMASVLRSWVLLLEERLKGTEIICYISPGNDDKFEIDSFLVDSGHLVNPENRIVELKNGFEMITLGYANPTPWKSPREVSEPELGRMIENLASKVQRPQTAIFNLHVPPINTELDRAPAVSKDFEYVKEGLGIKFIHVGSSAVRESIEKHAPMLGLHGHIHESKGFVRLGRTLCMNPGSEYADGMLRGALVNLADGKVKEFLLTSG
- a CDS encoding ABC transporter permease, which translates into the protein MSTETQSDYARVSTLNHVMIMTKYAFLNYFRARRFYVMLAIVLLISGLLTFAIGYYRPAGILLSVLGFYGAGWGSFSGFVVILSTAFFGGDAISSEFQNRTGYFLVPNPIRRSAIYVGKWLAALAASTIVLLVYAAIIIANGIYYFGPTVPWEFLQSVAFAWIYLIAALSLAFAFSSLFKSSSISILMSVILLLFVFNVVDTIFSTVIGIEPWFSITYGAGIVSNILTFPFPQHFSTASFGGPGGPGRFSISTFNATVPEGLVIMAAYFVISAALGLWLFERKEFTS
- a CDS encoding ABC transporter ATP-binding protein, translated to MSGPSIEAANLSKSFGSFAAVSSLNLKLEGTKCIGFLGPNGAGKTTTMKMFTGLIKPTQGRAMINGVEIRDDKRKALASCASLIETPEIYPSLTAREALTMLSELRGVPKSERTKRIDEALGKVKMQEWEDKKVGSFSKGMKQRVNVASTLLSDPQVIILDEPSTGLDPRGMSEVRDIVKSLGNRLVFMSSHLLSEVTDVCQEVAMIDHGKLLVYDTIGNVTAKFAGDGGAAEAGFSRDVDEAILSKILHLEGVEKAQKTDARHLSIRFTGGLQAQERLFTRLADMNVGIVSFRETSTGLEDAYLKLIKETL